TTGCTGCCTCTCGCTCGGCATCGGAACCGTTCGGCAGATGCTCGCACAGACCATTGATCGTGCTCTGAGTGGGAATGGGACCGACCGACCCGTCATGGAAGCTTTTGAAACCCCATCCCGACCTGGAGGAAATGGTCGTCCTGTGTAACACCTGGGTGATGCCGCGTTCACGCATGATCACCATCGAGGTCAGGTCGGTGAACGAGATGCGGGGCTTGTCCTGAAACTGCTTGCGGAGTTGCCAGGCGACAGCGAAGCGATCCGAGGTGACCCGCTCTATTGTCAGATGCCCCAGAGCAGCGGCGGCCATGAGCCCTTCCACAAAGCGGATGGCTTCGGGAACCGGCTCTCGACGGAATAACAGTGTGATGGTCTCATCCATCACATAATCGCTCGTATAAATAGCGACTCGATGTCTCCTCAATTCTCGATAGATTTTTTTGACCTCCGCGTGGTGAGGATCACAGCGATAACCGAGTGCCACCCAACCCCAGGTGTCCACGAAGATAGGATCCAGGTTCATGGCGTCTCAGTTCCATCCCCGTAGAGTTCACGTTCGATCTCTTCAGCCGAGAGCGAGTCTCCAGAGAAAATCCCTGCCACCGCCAGAACGGGATCCTCCTGCAGGAGGACCTCCCGCGACAGGAATTCCAGAAAATCCCGCACCTGCTGAAGTGCTGGTTCTGGTAACTGGTCCAATTTTTCAAGGATTTCTTCTTTCAAGGATCGTCCCACGCTTTTGTCCTCCGCCGCGATCTTCCTGATGGAGAGCCTCGTAAGGCTCACCTCTCGTCCTTCCCAATAGAGCCGATCACGACACGGCCCGAATTACTGTAACTCATCTGCTCCCCCGGTTTGAAGTCGAGCGGTTTGTTCCGGGGCCGCTCGAGCACGCTCGCGGGAGGCGACGACTCCCTCATCATTCTCAGACCGTCGGGAACCGGCGAACGCCCGACATCTCGATGTTGGCGTGGGAAGAGGGGGAATTGCTGCCTCTTGCTCGGCATCGGGACCGTTCGGCAGATGCTCGCACAGAAGATAGTGTTCGCTCAACCAGTCATGCCCCTGGAGCGGCGAAATTCCCACTGCGGGGAACCGTTTGTTGGAGCACCCGAAGGAAATGTCGTCTGCCGAGTGGTTCGGCTCCTCGCGCTCGATATTTGCCCGGCCATCTCCTGTGCTCATGTTATCTCATCGGGTGGGTCAGGCCGGGAAGATTTCCACCACCTCGTCCCGATAGGCGGGAATTCCGCATTCGGGATCAACAAGACCTCGACGGATGAGGACATTCGCTTCAGGCCAGTACATCATGACTGTTCCCGGAGGAATCCGACCGAGGCGAATGCGCCCGCGAACTTCCCCGCTGGCCGACCGGACAATGACGGGTGCTCCCTCGACCAGGCCCAGGCGCCTGACATCCTCCGCCGAGAGGATCACGGCATCGCGCTCGCATCCGGCCAGCGGATCGCGCGTACCGAAGGTCATGCTGTTAAATTGCTTACCTCGCCGGGTCGTCAAGCGGAAAGATCCATCCGCATGGTCGTTGTCGGGGGGCACTACCGGTGTGAAGCGCGCTTTTCCATCAGGGGTGGGGAAACGCCCGTCTTCGCCCAGACGCTCGCCACCCCATTGAAATTGATCCCCTTTTTGCCGGAGTCGCTCGATACCCGCGTAAAACGGAATGACGCGAGCAATTTCCTCCCGAATCTCCTCGGTTGAGGCGAACGCGATATGACCGGCATGATCGGGGCGGACGCGCCGGGCGACATCCACCAGTACCCGCCATTCATCGCGCGCCTGCGGAACGCGAGGGCCGGGAATTTCGGGATTGAAGATGACGCGCCGTTCAGTTGTCGTTTCCGTCCCGCCGCCCACCATCTCGTATCGGGTCGTGGCGGGAAGCACGAGCACGGCATCCACCGGGTCAACGAACATTTGGGGATTGAGGACGATGTCATGATGCACGCGCAGAGGAATGCGCTCCAGCGCCTGACGAACGAAGGCCCGGTCGGGAAGAACGCTGAGCCAGTTGCTCCCGATGAGGTAGATGACGTCGAGCTGGCCGCGCGCGGCGGCGTCAACCATCTCCGCCACGAAATATCCCCGCCACGCGGGCGGTCGAAATCCCCACAGCGCCGCGAAACGATCTGCTGCCTCGTCGGTGATGGGAATCCCTCCGGGAAACTGATTGGGAACGGCTCCCATCTCCGCCCCACCTTGCACGCCGGAGTGACCGCGGATGGGCATAAGACCCGTCTTGGGTCGTCCGATCATCCCCCGGGCCAGTGCGAGGTTCACAATCGCTTTCACGGTGGGGACCCCATACTGATGCATCGTCACCCCCATAGACCACACGAGCACCGCCGTGCGCGCCTCCGCATACATTCGGGCGAAAGCCAGCATGTCGTCACGGCTGACGCCGGACCGCTGTTCCAGCTCCTCGAAGGTCTGGGCGTCTAAGGCCTTAACCAGTTCGGTCCATCCCGTCGTGTGCTCCTCGATGAACTTGCGATCAATCCAGCCGTGAGCGATCAGGTGCTTCAATACCCCATTGAGGAATGCGATATCTCCGCCCACGCGAACCTGGAAATAAGCATCCGCCACACGCGTCCCTCGGATGGCCGATTCCAACAAAGAGGGAACCCAGTACGTCTCCAGCCCCGATTCCCGGGAGGGATTGATGACGGCCACGCGCGTGCCTTCTTTTTTGGCCAGATGAATGTACTTCATGGCCACCGGCTGATTATTTGCCACATTGCTACCGATCAAGACGAGAAGGTCCGTTCCCAGCCAATCTTTGTAGCTGCACGTTGTCGCGGGATAGCCGATGGTTTGTTTGAGCGCCGTTGTGCTCGGCGCGTGACAGACGCGGGCGGAATTATCAATGTGATTCGTCCCCAAAAAGCGAGCGACCTTCTGAGCGACGTAATAGGTTTCGTTGACCGTTCCCCGCGAGACGAGATAAAAGGCTACTCGTTCGGGCGCCACGTTGCGGATGCGGTCGGCAAGAAGCGTCACCGCATCTTCCCAGGCAATGGGCGTGAATCCCGACTCACCTCGACGACGAATCAACGGCAGGGGAATGCGCCCGAGCGCCCGCAGGGACCGCTCGCCGTGCCGATCCCACCCGGAGACATCTCGCAGCATGGAGGGATCAAACGGCGGCAACGTGTTGAGGCGGAGGAGATTGAGCCGAATCCAGCACAGATGAATGCCCGGCATCGTCCAATCCCGCAGACCGGTCGTCCCCAGGGCACAACCATCACAGACGCCATCCCGGAGAATCCGCCAGGCGTAGCCAAGCTCTCGACGATTCTCCCAGATCGCTCGTAGGATCTCACGATAGGGATTGATCCGTTGCTCGATCTCCCTCACCATCATGTCCCTCCCCCGGTTATTGCTGACACCAAAGTCTAGGTCGTCGTCCGCAGCACGTCAAACTTGCCGCTGCCGGGCGGCTCATGTATATTAGACCCCCTGATATGATGGGGAGACAGTCGGGCATGGGTGAACCATCGGTCAGAGCCAATCAACGCTTTATCATCCGAACTGTCGTAGCGACCATCGCTGTGATTTTCTTGAGCGTCGCCATCATCTACCTGGCCACACAGACTCCGGAACTGGGGATCATCACCATCATAACGAATCCCCCCCGGGCGACCCTTCGCCTGGATGGAAAGATGGTTGGAGAGACGCCGATCACCATTCAGTGCCCGGCGGGAACGCGACGCCTTGTCATCAGCAAAACCGGTTACAAAACTATCGAGCGGAGCATCCTTCTTGATCCCACCAACGGCGAGGTGACATACGACTTCTCGCTGGAGCCGGTGCTCTCCTCACCATCACCGGCCAATCTCACGGCGGAAATCGAGAAATTGAAACGGTTGGCTGAAGACGCATTCAAACGGGGAGACTACGTCGCACCGGAGAACGATAACGCGCTTTATTACGTCAATCGGCTGGCGGAATTCGCGCCCGACGATCCCTTTGTCACCGAGATGCGGGAGCGCATTCGTCAGGCCCTCCGGCTCCAGGCTCAATCCTCGTCACAAAAGAACCATCTCGCTTCCGCAAAGAAGCCCCGGAAGTCCCACACACGGTGGCCGAATGCGTGACCTGCGCGGGACTCCGGCGGGGAATACTCCAGCGGAACAGGCCAGACTTACTGGAGGAGTGACCAGGGGGAATCGTTGAACTCGATCCATCTTCCCCGCCCCTGAGCTAGGGCTTTCTCATAGAGGTAGTATCCCGAAGCCACGTCTTCCACGGCCAATCCCACCGATTTGAAGAGAGTAATCTCGTCTCTCGACTGTCGCCCCACAATCTTTCCCACGAGGACTTCTCCGATCTCTCCCCGGATATGAGCCTCGGTGACCACGCCTTCGCTGCAGGGGATCACGAAATCGCCGGCTTCCTTCAGGGCCGATTCTCGGCGATCTACGAACAGGCGCGAGCGGGCCACCGCAGCGGAATCCAGTTCGCGTTGAAAAGGCAGACTCGATCCCACCGCGTTGATGTGCACGCCGGGAGGAAGCCACTCTCCCCGGAGGATGGGTTCGGGCGATGAGGTCGTCGTGCAAATGATGTCGGCGCCCGCCACAGCATCCCGGGCGTGAGGGAAGACGCGAGCGGGGAGCCGATATTCTTCAGAGACCTTCCGGGCGAGAGCTTGGGCGTGATCGAGCTGTCGGCTCCAGATGGCCACCTGCGTGATGGGGCGGACGGCGCGCATCGCCCGCAGGTGAAAGTAGGCCTGCACGCCCGATCCGAGAATCGCCAGCTTCGTTGCCTCCTCACGAGCCAGCCACCGGGTGGCCACACCACTGACCGCCGCCGTGCGCAGAGCCGTAACCGCCCCGGCCTCGATCATGGCGGCCAAGCCTCCGCGTTCCGCCTCGAAGATGAGAACGGCTCCTTGATGAATCTCCTGGCCGACAGAGCGGTTCTCCGGGAAAACGGTCACAATCTTAGCGCCCAGCGTGCGCTTCCCAGCGAGATACCCCGGCATCAGGGCCATCAGTCCCCGATGGTCCGGCACTGAGTAAACCTGCCGCATGGGATTGACCGCCTGGCCGCGGGCGAGAGCCGCCAGCGTTTCCTCCATCACCGCAATGCATTCGGGCATGGGGAGCAACTCCAGGACCTCAGCGCGATTCAGTATCAGGACCTTCATCTCCGCATCCACCCAGCGCGCGTAATTGACCGGCGACGATCGAAGGAAGAGGCTCGGCTTTGACGGAAGGCGCCGGACCGCGACGCTCCGGCGCGGTGGCCCGCAACGACATCGCGGTAAAAGGCGCTGATGTCTCGCTTGAGAGGCTCGCGCACGGACT
This portion of the Blastocatellia bacterium genome encodes:
- a CDS encoding ornithine cyclodeaminase family protein; protein product: MKVLILNRAEVLELLPMPECIAVMEETLAALARGQAVNPMRQVYSVPDHRGLMALMPGYLAGKRTLGAKIVTVFPENRSVGQEIHQGAVLIFEAERGGLAAMIEAGAVTALRTAAVSGVATRWLAREEATKLAILGSGVQAYFHLRAMRAVRPITQVAIWSRQLDHAQALARKVSEEYRLPARVFPHARDAVAGADIICTTTSSPEPILRGEWLPPGVHINAVGSSLPFQRELDSAAVARSRLFVDRRESALKEAGDFVIPCSEGVVTEAHIRGEIGEVLVGKIVGRQSRDEITLFKSVGLAVEDVASGYYLYEKALAQGRGRWIEFNDSPWSLLQ
- a CDS encoding PEGA domain-containing protein, which encodes MGEPSVRANQRFIIRTVVATIAVIFLSVAIIYLATQTPELGIITIITNPPRATLRLDGKMVGETPITIQCPAGTRRLVISKTGYKTIERSILLDPTNGEVTYDFSLEPVLSSPSPANLTAEIEKLKRLAEDAFKRGDYVAPENDNALYYVNRLAEFAPDDPFVTEMRERIRQALRLQAQSSSQKNHLASAKKPRKSHTRWPNA
- a CDS encoding FdhF/YdeP family oxidoreductase, translated to MMVREIEQRINPYREILRAIWENRRELGYAWRILRDGVCDGCALGTTGLRDWTMPGIHLCWIRLNLLRLNTLPPFDPSMLRDVSGWDRHGERSLRALGRIPLPLIRRRGESGFTPIAWEDAVTLLADRIRNVAPERVAFYLVSRGTVNETYYVAQKVARFLGTNHIDNSARVCHAPSTTALKQTIGYPATTCSYKDWLGTDLLVLIGSNVANNQPVAMKYIHLAKKEGTRVAVINPSRESGLETYWVPSLLESAIRGTRVADAYFQVRVGGDIAFLNGVLKHLIAHGWIDRKFIEEHTTGWTELVKALDAQTFEELEQRSGVSRDDMLAFARMYAEARTAVLVWSMGVTMHQYGVPTVKAIVNLALARGMIGRPKTGLMPIRGHSGVQGGAEMGAVPNQFPGGIPITDEAADRFAALWGFRPPAWRGYFVAEMVDAAARGQLDVIYLIGSNWLSVLPDRAFVRQALERIPLRVHHDIVLNPQMFVDPVDAVLVLPATTRYEMVGGGTETTTERRVIFNPEIPGPRVPQARDEWRVLVDVARRVRPDHAGHIAFASTEEIREEIARVIPFYAGIERLRQKGDQFQWGGERLGEDGRFPTPDGKARFTPVVPPDNDHADGSFRLTTRRGKQFNSMTFGTRDPLAGCERDAVILSAEDVRRLGLVEGAPVIVRSASGEVRGRIRLGRIPPGTVMMYWPEANVLIRRGLVDPECGIPAYRDEVVEIFPA